One Misgurnus anguillicaudatus chromosome 19, ASM2758022v2, whole genome shotgun sequence genomic region harbors:
- the LOC129425719 gene encoding erythroblast NAD(P)(+)--arginine ADP-ribosyltransferase-like, which translates to MLTTAALILIVTTKVVLGQDDRLGIKRQRDPLNMEEDSVDDRYDGCIGNMENLVETKYLPKEIRANIAGFGTVWGNSKNNISGSKDNLKRNHLIAISVYTDVIVYRKFNEDVRTGKQKYKNKTFKWYSLHFWLTRAIQTLKKTQGCKLTFSGTNVKYHVAKNTEIRFGSFASSSLYQNVTTNFGNESCFEIETCFEIKTCHGVDVANYSQFPNQKEVLIPPYETFNVTNIRTGQKGDWCNTVFELKSTGIKSNLNCALF; encoded by the exons ATGTTGACCACTGCAGCTCTTATTCTCATTGTCACCACTAAAGTTGTCCTAGGACAG GATGACAGACTGGGTATTAAAAGACAGAGAGATCCATTAAATATGGAAGAGGATTCAGTTGATGACCGGTATGATGGCTGTATAGGGAACATGGAAAACTTGGTGGAGACAAAATATTTACCTAAAGAAATCCGTGCTAACATAGCAGGCTTTGGAACAGTTTGGGGAAACAGTAAAAACAACATCTCTGGATCAAAAGACAATCTGAAAAGAAATCATTTAATTGCCATTTCTGTGTATACTGATGTTATTGTATATAGAAAATTCAATGAGGATGTTAGGACcggtaaacagaaatacaaaaacaagacattCAAATGGTATTCGCTTCATTTTTGGTTGACACGAGCAATACAGACTCTAAAGAAAACGCAGGGATGCAAGTTAACTTTTAGTGGTACCAATGTTAAATATCATGTTGCTAAGAACACAGAGATTCGTTTTGGCTCATTTGCGTCCTCTTCTCTTTATCAGAATGTAACTACTAATTTCGGAAATGAATCTTGTTTTGAAATCGAGACTTGTTTTGAAATCAAGACTTGTCACGGTGTTGATGTGGCAAACTACTCCCAGTTTCCTAATCAGAAAGAGGTGTTGATTCCCCCGTATGAGACATTTAATGTTACTAATATCAGGACAGGTCAGAAGGGTGACTGGTGTAACACTGTGTTTGAGTTGAAGAGCACTGGtataaaaagtaatttaaactgTGCATTGTTCTAG